In Desulfurobacterium atlanticum, one DNA window encodes the following:
- the aroA gene encoding 3-phosphoshikimate 1-carboxyvinyltransferase → MFEIKPAGALKGVLRVPSDKSISHRAIMLGSLNKGLIKVKNFLRSEDCMNTLKAFRMLGVDIEDDGEIITIKGKGKFLKEPFDIIDLGNSGTSIRLISGILSGQNFYSVLTGDKYLRKRPMDRIAIPLRRMGATIYGRENGKYPPLTIVGKYPLSGIFYESPKASAQVKSAILLAGLFTDEPVSVIEPSKSRDHTEKMLEAFGVDVEIDGLKVSLGKNRELEADMEIDVPADISSAAFFMVAAAVVPGSELVLKDVILNPTRTGILDVMKRMGVKFSVENEREVSGEWIGDIKVVYSENLKGVTIEGDIIPRLIDEIPVIAVLATQAEGETVIKDASELRVKESDRIKTVVSNLKNIGAEVEELEDGMVIKGKTKLKGGKVSSFGDHRIAMSFMIARLISENGVIVDDIECINTSYPEFIENLKKVLA, encoded by the coding sequence ATGTTTGAAATTAAACCTGCAGGAGCTTTGAAAGGAGTTTTAAGAGTTCCGTCTGATAAGTCTATTTCTCACAGAGCTATTATGCTGGGTTCTTTAAATAAAGGTTTGATTAAAGTTAAGAATTTTCTTCGTTCTGAAGATTGTATGAACACTTTAAAAGCTTTTAGAATGCTTGGTGTTGATATTGAGGATGATGGAGAAATTATCACTATAAAAGGGAAGGGAAAGTTTTTAAAAGAACCTTTTGATATTATTGACCTTGGGAACTCAGGAACATCTATAAGATTAATTTCAGGTATTTTATCCGGGCAGAATTTCTATTCTGTTTTAACAGGAGATAAGTATCTTAGAAAAAGACCTATGGACAGGATTGCCATTCCGCTAAGAAGGATGGGTGCTACAATTTACGGAAGGGAAAATGGTAAATATCCGCCCCTTACAATTGTCGGTAAATATCCTCTTTCAGGGATATTTTATGAAAGTCCTAAAGCAAGCGCTCAGGTAAAGTCTGCCATTTTGCTTGCAGGACTTTTTACCGATGAACCGGTTTCTGTTATAGAACCTTCAAAAAGTAGAGACCATACAGAGAAAATGTTGGAAGCTTTTGGTGTGGACGTTGAAATAGACGGTCTTAAAGTGTCTCTTGGGAAAAATAGGGAACTTGAAGCAGATATGGAGATTGATGTTCCTGCAGATATCTCTTCTGCTGCGTTTTTTATGGTTGCTGCTGCTGTTGTTCCAGGTTCAGAGCTGGTTTTAAAGGATGTGATTTTAAATCCTACAAGGACGGGGATTTTGGATGTAATGAAACGTATGGGGGTTAAGTTTTCGGTGGAGAATGAGAGAGAGGTTTCTGGGGAATGGATAGGAGATATAAAAGTTGTTTACTCTGAAAATTTGAAGGGGGTTACAATTGAAGGGGATATAATCCCAAGGCTTATAGATGAGATTCCTGTGATAGCTGTTCTTGCTACCCAGGCTGAAGGAGAGACTGTGATAAAAGATGCTTCAGAACTGAGGGTTAAAGAAAGTGATAGGATAAAAACAGTTGTTTCAAATCTAAAAAATATAGGTGCTGAAGTTGAAGAATTGGAAGATGGGATGGTTATAAAAGGGAAAACGAAACTTAAAGGTGGTAAGGTTTCTTCTTTTGGTGACCATAGAATTGCTATGTCTTTTATGATTGCTAGACTTATAAGTGAAAACGGCGTAATAGTAGATGATATTGAATGCATAAACACTTCATATCCTGAATTTATTGAAAATTTAAAAAAAGTATTGGCTTGA
- a CDS encoding class II fructose-bisphosphate aldolase — MEEIRKEMEGIIRETENSVEILDEKKVREKLIDKLIYTAVFGNEKEKGYSRWLIKTIALELDAVPSSIHDLYMEGMGKEKIDRWFTVPAMNIRGMTYDVMRQIFKIAVEEKMTAFILEIAKSEIGYTFQRPEEYTVCALAAAVKEGYKGPVFIQGDHFQFKAKNYFEDPEKELNAIKELTKEAIEAGFYNIDIDPSTLVDYSKPTLEKQQYHNYINTAKMTAFIREIEPEGITVSVGGEIGHIGGKNSTPEEFEAFMEGYLKTLKEYGEEIPYISKISVQTGTEHGGVPLPDGRVAEVKLDFSVLKAIGEVARKKYSMSGAVQHGASTLPDELFHKFPEVKTSEIHLATGFQNIIYDHLPEEFKQEIYTYLKENFRNEWKEGWTEKQFIYKTRKKGFGPFKEKFWNLPSDVKENILKALEEKFRFLFEQLNVYNSKQYTDEYIKPVKVYPSKPNL, encoded by the coding sequence ATGGAAGAGATTAGAAAAGAAATGGAAGGAATAATTAGAGAAACTGAAAATAGCGTTGAAATTTTAGATGAAAAGAAAGTGAGAGAAAAACTTATTGACAAACTTATCTACACAGCTGTTTTTGGAAACGAAAAGGAAAAAGGTTACAGCAGATGGCTTATAAAGACAATAGCTCTTGAACTTGATGCTGTTCCTTCTTCTATTCATGACCTTTATATGGAAGGAATGGGAAAGGAGAAAATAGACAGGTGGTTCACCGTCCCAGCAATGAACATAAGGGGAATGACCTACGATGTAATGAGACAGATATTCAAAATAGCAGTTGAAGAAAAGATGACCGCCTTTATCCTTGAAATAGCAAAATCTGAAATAGGATACACATTCCAGAGACCTGAAGAATACACTGTATGCGCCCTTGCAGCAGCTGTAAAAGAAGGATATAAAGGACCTGTATTTATTCAAGGAGATCACTTCCAGTTTAAAGCAAAGAACTATTTTGAAGATCCTGAAAAAGAGCTGAATGCTATAAAAGAACTGACAAAAGAAGCAATAGAAGCCGGATTTTACAACATAGATATTGATCCTTCCACTCTTGTAGATTACTCAAAACCAACCCTTGAAAAACAGCAATACCACAACTACATAAACACTGCAAAAATGACAGCTTTTATAAGAGAAATAGAGCCTGAAGGAATTACAGTATCTGTAGGAGGCGAAATAGGTCATATAGGAGGAAAAAATTCAACTCCAGAAGAGTTTGAAGCGTTTATGGAAGGTTACCTTAAAACACTAAAAGAGTATGGTGAAGAGATTCCTTACATAAGTAAGATAAGCGTTCAAACAGGAACAGAACATGGAGGAGTGCCTCTTCCTGATGGCAGAGTTGCAGAAGTTAAGCTTGATTTTTCCGTTCTTAAAGCAATAGGAGAAGTTGCAAGAAAAAAATACAGTATGTCAGGAGCAGTTCAGCATGGAGCATCAACACTTCCCGATGAACTTTTCCATAAGTTTCCAGAAGTAAAAACCTCCGAAATTCATCTTGCAACAGGTTTCCAGAACATAATTTATGACCATCTTCCTGAAGAGTTTAAACAAGAGATATACACATACCTGAAGGAAAATTTCAGAAATGAATGGAAAGAGGGATGGACTGAAAAACAGTTTATTTACAAAACAAGAAAGAAAGGTTTTGGACCATTTAAAGAGAAATTCTGGAATCTACCTTCAGATGTTAAAGAAAATATACTCAAGGCTCTGGAAGAAAAGTTTAGATTTTTATTTGAACAGTTGAATGTTTACAACTCAAAGCAGTATACAGATGAATACATAAAGCCAGTAAAAGTATATCCTTCAAAACCAAACCTATAA
- a CDS encoding pseudouridine synthase produces MRLNRFLSYAGFGARRKVEELIRQGRVTVNDEEIKSLGIDIDPKKDVVKVDGERVRLPKKFVYLIFNKPQGVLTTMEKVPGDRRVAVRDYFKKYPVRVFPVGRLDYNTEGLLLMTNDGELADRLMHPKYHVPKTYIAKVKGKVTPAEIERMRKGAKLEDGFIKPISIKYLKPSRTGKNTYLEITIDVGRNRIVRRFFDRFKHPVLKLKRVSIGPLKLGNLPKGYFRELTKEEVDALKKAAGLK; encoded by the coding sequence ATGCGGTTAAATAGATTTCTTTCTTATGCAGGATTTGGTGCGAGAAGAAAGGTGGAAGAGCTTATAAGACAGGGAAGAGTTACAGTTAATGATGAGGAAATAAAATCCTTAGGTATTGATATAGACCCTAAAAAAGATGTTGTAAAGGTTGATGGAGAAAGGGTCAGATTACCTAAAAAATTTGTTTACCTTATCTTTAATAAACCTCAGGGTGTTTTGACTACGATGGAAAAAGTTCCCGGAGACAGGAGAGTAGCTGTTAGAGATTACTTTAAAAAGTATCCTGTAAGGGTTTTTCCAGTTGGAAGACTTGATTACAACACAGAAGGTTTGCTTTTAATGACAAACGATGGGGAGCTTGCAGACAGACTTATGCACCCGAAGTATCATGTTCCGAAAACTTACATAGCCAAAGTAAAGGGTAAAGTGACACCCGCTGAAATAGAGAGGATGAGAAAAGGTGCGAAACTTGAGGATGGGTTTATAAAGCCTATTTCCATAAAGTATCTTAAGCCCAGTAGAACTGGAAAAAACACGTATCTTGAGATAACCATTGATGTTGGCAGAAACAGGATTGTGAGAAGATTTTTTGATAGGTTTAAGCATCCTGTTCTTAAACTTAAAAGGGTTTCAATAGGTCCTCTAAAGCTTGGCAATTTACCGAAGGGTTATTTTAGGGAGCTTACAAAAGAAGAGGTTGATGCTTTAAAGAAAGCGGCTGGATTGAAGTAA